Proteins found in one Candidatus Schekmanbacteria bacterium genomic segment:
- a CDS encoding TRL-like protein family, with protein sequence MKIHKIFALLLVISIFFTVGCASFVPMGVIYTEVKAPAAVGDTSVSAEKVGTAKATSYLGIVATGDASIKTAMENGKITKIHHVDYYTKNILGIIGEYTTTVYGE encoded by the coding sequence ATGAAAATTCATAAGATATTTGCTCTGCTGCTGGTTATTTCAATTTTTTTCACAGTTGGCTGTGCTAGTTTTGTGCCAATGGGAGTTATCTACACAGAAGTAAAAGCGCCTGCAGCTGTTGGAGATACTTCAGTATCTGCAGAGAAAGTAGGCACAGCAAAAGCCACATCGTACCTGGGAATCGTAGCTACTGGAGATGCAAGCATCAAGACAGCTATGGAGAATGGCAAGATAACAAAGATTCATCATGTCGATTATTATACAAAAAACATCTTGGGCATCATCGGCGAATACACAACGACAGTATATGGCGAATAA